In a genomic window of Candidatus Hadarchaeales archaeon:
- a CDS encoding DEAD/DEAH box helicase — MESISENNPFQLLLKPLRSLLEKRGFSEPTPPQRFALPKILEGKNVLLIAPSGSGKTEGAFLPVLHLLLLSQPEGKGVRILYLTPLRALNRDMLERLEWWCRALDLKVAVRHGDTLPSERQKQALVPPEVLITTPESLQILLAGRRLSGHLKTVRWVIVDEVHELADNKRGAQLSLSLERLRALCGDFQIVGLSATIGSPEEVARFLVGEGRECEVVDVSMEKEMELGVVYPKPTEEDRELASKLYTFPEVAARLREIRRLMETHGSTLLFTNTRPMAEILANRFKLWDVKFPVSVHHGSLSSFSRVRAERGLKEGEVKGLVSTSSLELGLDIGRVDLVIQYNSPRQVTRLLQRVGRSGHRLGKVAKGIVVVQDPDDMLEAMVILSHARRKELEPVKVPEKPLDVLLHSLASLLLRRRRVEVEEVVELFRKAYPFRGLGKEEVLKVVEFAQGLSGRFLRLSEDGKVVERAGPPARLFQYYFENLSMIPDLKQYLVVDDESGQPVGVLDDSFMAEYGEPGVKFTLGGEIWKIVQVFSSKVYVKRDEDPVGAVPSWIGEEIPVPFSVAQEVGRIRRRVEEAFLQGRGEEEVRRELAREYGVEEGELESPLSEMFSQLREGLPLPTDRRVVVEKVGEFCVVGACFGTLVNRTLARFLAQTLSSELVETVASRVDPYRLVLRSPSLDPERVVSLLRRGREEDLREIVEGSRFFRWRLVQVARRMGVLRKEVELTHSLVDKLMVSLKGTPVFEETFKEVVQKDLDLERTAEVLRLMRSGEIEVKSLGERDHPTPLSYQIWRQHRVGMEPAVPGRLRLLVVASARARLLGEVRTFACVSCRSWFRELPLHELEERPRCPRCGSAEIGMAEEPEEEVRKAAELAERGREGEVWKKVVESARLLSRYGRLAALALAGRHITPKAAEEILKREREFSTSFIERVLEKEREEMLRRWGK, encoded by the coding sequence GTGGAGAGTATCTCTGAGAACAACCCCTTCCAGCTGCTCCTGAAACCCCTCAGGAGCCTCTTGGAGAAAAGGGGCTTCTCCGAACCCACACCCCCCCAGAGATTCGCCCTTCCCAAGATTCTAGAGGGGAAGAACGTCCTCCTGATAGCCCCGAGTGGATCGGGGAAAACGGAGGGGGCCTTTCTCCCCGTTCTCCATCTCCTCCTCCTCTCCCAGCCAGAGGGGAAGGGGGTGAGGATCCTCTACCTCACACCCCTGCGGGCGCTCAACCGGGACATGCTCGAGAGGCTGGAATGGTGGTGCAGGGCGCTGGACCTGAAGGTAGCGGTGAGACATGGAGACACCCTTCCCTCGGAGCGCCAGAAGCAGGCCCTCGTCCCCCCCGAGGTCCTCATCACCACTCCCGAAAGCCTGCAGATCTTGCTGGCGGGGAGGAGGCTCAGCGGCCACCTGAAAACCGTGAGGTGGGTGATCGTGGACGAGGTACACGAGCTGGCGGATAACAAGAGGGGGGCCCAGCTTTCCCTCTCGCTGGAGAGGCTAAGGGCCCTCTGTGGGGATTTCCAGATCGTGGGGCTCTCGGCCACGATAGGCTCCCCCGAGGAAGTGGCCCGTTTCTTGGTGGGGGAAGGAAGGGAGTGCGAAGTTGTGGACGTGAGCATGGAAAAGGAAATGGAGCTCGGGGTGGTCTATCCCAAACCTACGGAAGAGGACAGGGAGCTGGCATCCAAGCTCTACACCTTTCCGGAGGTGGCGGCTAGGCTGAGGGAGATCAGGAGGCTGATGGAAACCCACGGCTCCACCCTCCTCTTCACCAATACCCGTCCCATGGCGGAGATCCTGGCCAATCGTTTCAAGCTCTGGGATGTGAAATTTCCCGTGAGCGTTCATCACGGTTCCCTCTCCAGTTTCTCGAGGGTAAGGGCGGAAAGGGGACTGAAGGAGGGCGAGGTGAAGGGGCTGGTGAGTACTTCCTCCCTCGAACTGGGGTTGGACATAGGAAGGGTGGATCTGGTCATCCAGTACAATTCCCCCAGACAGGTCACCCGTTTGCTCCAGAGGGTGGGGAGGAGCGGCCACAGGCTGGGAAAGGTGGCTAAGGGAATAGTGGTGGTTCAAGACCCGGACGACATGCTGGAGGCCATGGTCATCCTCTCGCATGCGAGGAGGAAGGAACTCGAGCCGGTGAAGGTCCCAGAAAAGCCCCTCGACGTCCTCCTCCATTCCCTGGCCTCCCTCCTCCTCCGGAGGAGGAGGGTGGAGGTGGAGGAGGTGGTGGAGCTCTTCAGGAAGGCCTATCCCTTCAGGGGGCTGGGGAAGGAGGAAGTGCTGAAGGTCGTGGAATTCGCACAGGGTTTGAGCGGGAGGTTCCTCAGGCTCTCGGAGGATGGAAAGGTGGTGGAAAGGGCGGGACCACCAGCGAGGCTCTTCCAGTATTATTTTGAGAACCTTTCGATGATCCCCGACCTGAAGCAGTACTTGGTGGTGGATGACGAGAGCGGACAACCCGTGGGGGTGCTGGACGATTCCTTCATGGCGGAGTACGGAGAGCCGGGAGTGAAGTTCACCTTGGGAGGGGAAATCTGGAAGATCGTTCAGGTGTTCTCCTCGAAGGTCTACGTGAAGAGGGATGAGGATCCCGTGGGGGCGGTTCCGAGCTGGATAGGGGAGGAAATCCCCGTTCCCTTTTCCGTGGCGCAGGAAGTGGGGAGGATCAGGAGGAGAGTGGAAGAAGCCTTCCTCCAGGGAAGGGGGGAAGAAGAGGTGAGGAGGGAACTGGCGAGGGAGTATGGAGTGGAGGAAGGGGAACTGGAGTCTCCCCTCTCCGAGATGTTTTCACAGCTGAGGGAAGGTCTCCCCCTCCCCACGGATAGGAGAGTGGTGGTGGAAAAGGTGGGGGAATTCTGCGTGGTGGGGGCATGCTTTGGCACCCTGGTGAACCGCACCCTTGCGAGGTTCTTGGCCCAGACCCTTTCCTCGGAACTGGTGGAGACCGTGGCCTCAAGGGTGGATCCCTATCGTTTGGTCCTGCGCTCCCCTTCCCTCGATCCCGAAAGGGTGGTATCCCTGCTCAGGAGGGGGAGGGAGGAGGACCTGAGGGAAATCGTGGAGGGTAGCAGGTTCTTCAGGTGGAGGTTGGTTCAGGTGGCGAGGAGGATGGGAGTCCTGAGGAAAGAAGTGGAACTCACCCATTCCCTCGTGGACAAGCTGATGGTTTCCCTCAAGGGTACTCCCGTATTCGAGGAAACCTTCAAGGAAGTGGTACAGAAGGATCTCGACTTGGAAAGGACGGCCGAGGTGCTTCGCCTCATGCGTTCGGGTGAGATAGAGGTGAAATCCCTTGGGGAGAGGGACCATCCCACCCCCCTCTCCTATCAGATCTGGAGGCAGCACAGGGTGGGAATGGAGCCGGCCGTCCCCGGGAGGTTGAGGCTTCTGGTCGTGGCCTCCGCACGGGCGAGGTTGCTGGGGGAAGTGAGGACCTTTGCCTGTGTCTCCTGCCGTTCTTGGTTCAGGGAGCTTCCCCTCCACGAGCTGGAGGAGAGGCCCAGGTGTCCCAGGTGCGGAAGCGCGGAGATAGGGATGGCGGAGGAGCCCGAGGAGGAGGTGAGGAAGGCGGCGGAGCTGGCGGAGAGGGGAAGGGAGGGGGAGGTCTGGAAGAAGGTGGTGGAGAGCGCCAGGCTCCTCTCCCGATACGGCAGGCTAGCGGCCCTGGCTCTGGCGGGGAGGCACATCACCCCCAAGGCGGCGGAGGAGATCCTGAAGAGGGAGAGGGAGTTCTCCACCTCCTTCATAGAGAGGGTTCTGGAGAAGGAGCGCGAGGAGATGCTGAGGAGGTGGGGCAAGTAG
- a CDS encoding acylphosphatase, translating into MRVRAHVYVSGKVQGVFFRYRTSELASRLGVGGWVRNLPDGRVEAVFEGEREKVEEMLNFCRKGPPGARVDGVEVRWEEPKGEEGFRIRW; encoded by the coding sequence ATGAGGGTAAGGGCCCATGTCTACGTGAGCGGTAAGGTTCAGGGGGTCTTCTTCAGGTACAGGACCAGCGAGCTGGCTTCCAGGCTGGGAGTGGGTGGATGGGTGAGGAACTTGCCCGATGGGAGGGTGGAGGCGGTTTTTGAAGGTGAAAGGGAGAAGGTGGAGGAGATGCTGAACTTCTGCAGGAAGGGTCCTCCGGGAGCGAGGGTGGATGGGGTGGAGGTAAGGTGGGAAGAACCCAAGGGGGAAGAGGGCTTCAGGATAAGGTGGTGA
- a CDS encoding HAD family hydrolase: MKAVSLDLDGTIVDMSFANKVWLEEIPRAYSLRHGLPLEEAKRVVKEEYDRVGDGRLEWYDLQYWLKKFDLRVDPQELFERSKGAVRVYPEAPEVLRWLKERGYRLLLLTNAPREFASFQLRVLGLEDCFDRFFSSFSDFRKIKRSEETYLTILRECSLLPSELVHVGDHFEHDYLVPRRVGIRAFYLDRKGRTSGEFVVRDLREFRDKLANGFG; encoded by the coding sequence ATGAAGGCGGTCTCCCTGGATCTGGACGGCACCATCGTGGACATGAGCTTTGCCAACAAGGTGTGGCTGGAGGAGATACCCCGAGCCTACTCCCTCAGGCACGGGCTTCCGTTGGAGGAGGCCAAGAGGGTGGTGAAGGAAGAGTACGATAGGGTGGGGGATGGAAGACTCGAATGGTATGACCTCCAGTACTGGCTGAAGAAGTTCGACCTGAGGGTGGATCCCCAAGAGCTCTTCGAGCGCTCAAAGGGGGCGGTGAGGGTGTATCCCGAAGCACCGGAGGTACTCCGTTGGCTGAAGGAGAGGGGGTACAGGCTCCTCCTCCTCACCAATGCTCCTAGGGAGTTCGCCTCCTTCCAGCTGAGGGTGCTGGGTCTGGAGGATTGCTTCGACCGCTTCTTTTCCTCCTTTTCGGATTTCAGGAAGATCAAGAGATCGGAGGAGACCTACCTCACGATCCTGAGGGAGTGCTCCCTTCTCCCCTCCGAACTCGTTCATGTGGGGGATCACTTCGAGCACGATTACCTGGTTCCTAGGAGGGTGGGGATAAGGGCCTTTTATCTAGACAGGAAGGGGAGGACCTCTGGGGAGTTCGTGGTAAGGGACTTAAGGGAATTCAGGGATAAGCTGGCCAATGGCTTCGGGTAG
- a CDS encoding P-loop NTPase — MPTKTKKKLPALLLRPPKKEKGVEIKPREAKIIGVFSCKGGVGKTTVVSNLASSLTDLKRKVLAVDANLGAPNLGLHFGELTPKITIHDVISSDLPIEEAVLKIQGISMILGSIAYEDEVKPPDLRELLSPLKRDYELILLDSAPGIGSEVVAALKACTGMIIVTNPYVPTIASTLKTFRAAEKYRVPILGVVVNRVAGEPFELSIGEIRKALGWPVIGVIPEDKRVRESTAAGIPVVKYRPRSKAAVKLRELASFLSERLKTL; from the coding sequence GTGCCCACGAAGACCAAAAAAAAGCTTCCAGCCCTCCTCCTCAGGCCCCCCAAGAAGGAAAAGGGAGTGGAAATCAAGCCCAGAGAAGCCAAGATCATAGGAGTCTTTTCCTGCAAGGGAGGGGTGGGAAAGACCACCGTCGTCTCCAACCTTGCCTCGAGCCTTACGGACCTCAAGCGGAAGGTTCTGGCGGTGGATGCCAACCTGGGAGCCCCCAACCTCGGCCTACACTTCGGGGAGCTCACCCCCAAGATCACCATCCACGACGTGATCTCCTCCGATCTTCCCATCGAGGAAGCCGTTCTGAAAATCCAGGGGATATCCATGATCCTGGGCTCCATAGCCTACGAGGACGAGGTGAAACCCCCAGATCTGCGCGAGCTCCTTTCCCCCCTCAAGAGGGATTACGAACTCATCCTCTTGGACTCAGCCCCAGGGATAGGGAGTGAGGTGGTAGCAGCCCTCAAAGCCTGCACGGGGATGATCATCGTCACCAATCCCTACGTACCCACCATAGCCAGCACCCTCAAGACCTTTAGGGCGGCCGAAAAGTACAGGGTCCCCATCTTGGGGGTGGTGGTCAACAGGGTGGCGGGGGAACCCTTCGAGCTCTCGATAGGGGAGATAAGGAAAGCCCTGGGCTGGCCCGTGATAGGGGTGATTCCGGAAGACAAGAGGGTGAGGGAATCCACGGCGGCTGGCATTCCCGTGGTGAAGTATCGCCCCAGATCCAAGGCCGCCGTCAAGCTCAGGGAGCTCGCCTCCTTCCTTTCCGAGCGCCTGAAGACCCTCTAA